The Hippopotamus amphibius kiboko isolate mHipAmp2 chromosome 16, mHipAmp2.hap2, whole genome shotgun sequence genomic interval TACTTGAATATACACTTTGATATTAAAGTGCCCGGTTTTTATAAGCAACTgcccagtgatttttttccaaagtgatcggaccattttacatccccaccagcaatgcatgggCTGGCTGATtgcacatcctcatcagcacttggtattgCTTTTGCTTGTTGCCATGCCagggtgtgtagtggtatcccGTCGTGGTTTTCAATGgtggtgtgttttgttttgtttttggctgcactgttttTTGACaaacagatattttatttcaatgaagTCCAATTGATcatgtttttttgctgttgttttctgtgTGGCTAGCACTTTTAGTCAAATTCTTGAAAACATCTGATTAGGTACACTTGACAGTTTTACTGCTGAAAAACCCCTCTGGAGTAACAGCAGTGTGTCCTCAGTCTCCCCTCAGGGTTCTCAGGAGCGTTTCTATTACTGTGGAGGGAACAGAGGGCCTGGGACAGGGTGGGACTGTACCGTGGAGAgtcacagaaaacacacacacgcagacacacactcAGAGCTAGGGCTACAGCCACTAAAATAACCAACAAAGGGGCCAACAATCTGTCAGAACATCCTTCTTCTCAAAGAAGGCAGAATTTCCCGTGGTGCCCTGTGCCCTCTGCCCTGAGACAGGGAGGCTCCCTGGATAGGGTGTGGAGGCTGCTACTTCTCCATCTTGCTGTTTCCTAGCCTTGGGTGGAGGCAGGAGTTGAGGACTGGGGAGAAGATCTGGGGACagacagtctctctctctttctcacacacacaggcgcgcgcacacacacagcaaaCACATATACCCCAGCAGCGAGGCCTCCCAGATCTGACGCTGGGGAGGGAAGCTGAGGCCTGTGGCTCCCCAAGTGTGTGGGTGGGGCCCTCCAAGAGTCGCTGTTTGTCCGTTCATCCATCCCACATGATTCCAATGTCCAAAGCGCCCCTCATCGGGGCAAGGAAGGTCCCTACTGGGATTTACATGACTGATTCCTTCTCACAGGGGTCCGCGTCCCCAGCAGGTTCTGGACAGCGTTTGAGAAGAGGGTTCCCTTCCTCGGTGGGGACCGGCAGCACGGCCAGGGGCGCCTCACTTTTCACCTGGATCAGCTCGGGCACCGAGCTGCGGGACTCTGTGCGATCCACGTAATTTTGGAGGAGTCCCGCTCCAAAGGCGTCCCCTTCCACGTTGAGGACGGTACAGGACCGGTCACTGAAAGGGGAACAGTGAGGGGGAAgtgagtgggaggggaggggtcaggccccaacccttcccccccgccccccaatctTCAAGTCTCCATCATGCCCTCCTTCACAGAAGGCTGTTCTACTCCTCCTACACCCAGAAGCTCATCCCTCCATCCTCCCAGGATTCCAAATAGTCCTTCCTCTAGAACCGTAAAGATCTTTTCCTCCAGAACCCCAGAAGCCTCCTACCCACCTTCCTTCCCCTAGAATTCCTAAGTATCCCATCATGCTTTCTCTGCCTTAGAACCCCAAAGATCTCCTCCGTCCTCCCTGGATCCCCAAAGATACTTCTTCCAATAAAATACAAGATTTGTTCCTTCCGGAACCTCAGAAAGTCATCCCTCCCTTTCCTTGGGGCCCCAGAAGACCCACCAatgcctcttcttccttctgaaaTACTAAGTTCTCCCTCAGGTCCTTCTCCGCCCTAGAATCCTAAgggtctttttccttcctctttacaTACTTTttgggtaggtgtgtgtgtgccattttaaaaaactgagatataattcacataccaccaAATTCACCCTTTAAAAGCATACAACCCAGTGGTGTTTCGTTTATTCACAGCTACGCAACAATCACCACTatttaattccagaatattttcatcactccagaaaGAAACCCTCACACCCATGAAGCAGTTATCGCCCATTTCCTCCCATGCCCCAAGCCCTAGGccaccactaatctactttctgtctagagttttgcctattctgaacagttcgtataaatggaatcatatatatgcggtcctttgtgtctggcttctctcacttagcataatatttttaagagtctcatggtagagtatatatgtttgtatcactgcttcattccattttattgctgaatactattccattgtacggACATATGACACTTCGTTTATCCGTTCATCGATTGatgtatttgggttgtttccacctgttGGCTCTTATGAGCAgcgttgctatgaacattcatgtacgagtttttgtggacatgttttcaattctcttgggtttAAACCTAGGAGCGGTATTGCTAAGACACATGGTAACTCTAACTTTTGAAACCAAACTGTCTTCTCATCGTTTACGATCTTAATAGCCTCAACATGATAGCTAACAATTACACAGCATTTACTACTTACTGTTCGAAGTAGCTGTTCTCAGAAAACTGTGTGTTTTAAGGCATCTAATCCTCCAGGAGAAACTATTCTCTCCATCttacaggtggagaaactgagacacagggagATTTAAGTACCTGCCCAAGGTCAAAACAGCTAGCAACAGCGGCTCTGGGAGCCTGGTCTATTAACCACTGGGGCATGCTACCGTTCTGGGGCTCCTCTTGGAACCCCAAagatcccttccttccctctgattTTAACACTCAAGTTAAGGTCCCCTCCACTTTCTTCTAaaactccttccttcctctcttcatctGCTCAGAGGCGCTCAATGACCCTCTTGTTCATCCCCTTTCTCAGGAGTACCCCTGAGCGCTCCTGAACCGCAAACCCACACTCACACTAGCCAGTCCACCGCCAAGATCAAGGAGATGTCGCGAACCGGCAGGTTGACCGCCTCAAGGATGATGGCCAGAGTGAGGACACCTCCAGCGGGGATGCCTGCCGCGCCCACGCTGGATGCTGTAGCGGTGACCCTGGGGAGGAGAAGGTGGTCAGGGGGAGGCCCCTTGGTCGCGGGAGAAGCTGTGAGGGGTGAGGCTGCTCCCCCCGGCCCGTGCCCATTCTCAAGGGAGGGGTCAGGTGGGTTGGAGGTCCTCGCCGCAGCCACCCCACACTCACAGGATAGTGATAATCTTTACAAAGTCCAAGGATCGCTGGTTGATCTGCGCAATAAACACGGCGGCCACACACTGGAAGAGCGCGGCCCCGTCCATGTTGACAGTGGCACCGATGGGCAGAATGAAACGGCTGATGTGCTTGGCCACGCCGTTCTTCTCCTCCACGCACTTCATCATCAGCGGCAGTGTGGCGGAGCTGCAAGCGACCGCAGCAGATCTGAGTTAGCGGTTACCGcagccagccccgccccccgctcAAGCCACGCCCCCCTCCCCTGATCATCCGCTGGACCAGACCCCGCCCACACAGCTACGCATCCAGGGCGCAAGCTCCGacctcccccgccctcccccgccccccaccgcttcccacatccccaggcctccccaccgcccccagccctccccagctctgcccccagccctccccagctctgcccccagccctccccagctctgcccccagccctccccagctcTCCGTACCCTTCTCTTCCCTAAGCCAGAAGGCACTAGGGATCCCAACAGAATGGAAGCATTCCAAAATATAGGGAGTCTTGAACCCCTGAGAGATTACCACCGGCTACTCCTCAAAATACAGGTAAAAATTCATACCTAAATTCTAGAACGTCAGAGTGCTCACTGACTCACACCCCTTCCCCATCTCTACCAATAACAGACCACGACTAAGAATTACGGTACTCTTGGGGATGCTGCTATAGGGAGGGTCGGGTCCTAAGGGGACAGGCCCAGCAGAGATGGGCTAACTACCCAGGAGAGGTGGAAGCAGCTTTTAGAGGTTGGATCCAGGGTAAAGCACTAGATAGAGGCGGGGTTCTCAGCAAAGGAAGGATACATCTCCAAGGGGCAGTAGTTTCCTAActcagggaggtgggggtgttCTACGACCTTATGAGAAACTTATAAAAGTATGGCCCCTGTATCCAGATCCCATGTCCCCAAACAAAATTTCAGGGTCTTTAGACATCTGATGCCCACTCCAGGCCCCTTAAACTTAAAaaccctgccctgctctgccccaagGTCACACCTGGAGGAGGTCCCGAAGGCAGTGGCCAATGGCGTCATGATGCCCCACAGGAAGCGGTAGGGGTTCTTGCGGGTGAAGAGGAAGTAGATGAGGGGCAGCACCAGGAACCCATGGATGGCGTGGCCGAGCAGGCAGCACAGGATGTATTTGCCGAGACTGGCGAAGAGCACCCCCACATCCTCCATCTCCACGATCTTGCCGGCCACCAGGAACAAGATGCCCACAGGGGCATACCTAATTACCCAGGAGACAAATTGCCACCTCTGACCACGTGCCCACCCAGGGCCAGACATTGTGCTGAGCACATGGCCTGACCCCATTCCTCAGCCTCCCTCAAAGTCAGGAAGCGCCCACAGCAATGTGGGCTAACATTCAGGCACTTCCCCTGCCATTCTCCACTCTCTCCCCTTGAACACAGTGCCACTGGGAGATAAAGAAGTTTGGGTGGTTCCATCACCACTTGGAGTAGAGTCACCTACCAGATTTGAACTTAACACATGACCAGGAAAGAAACACCCACCATGCGTATCATTTACATCTTCTGGgtttgtttgttacagcagctaatATGACATAAACCAATATACTCTCtgaccataaaaaaataaagaccgtGGCTCACGTCTTAATGACAATTCCCAGGTATGACTCATTTATGACGTGCCAAGCCCTTGAATGGGGTTGAATCTTTATCACAACCCCACAAGGGCGCTCCTATTTTGTGTCTCTTGCTGCTGTCATTGAATGGAACAAAATCGAATAGGTCTATAAAACAGGAACCATAATGCTACCAACCTCAGAGGAAGCttgggaggatgaaatgagatgccAGTTGAAATGAGTTGAAAGCTTTTGGTACACAGTAAGTGAAGTCTCTAATAGACTTCTGCTGGAATTTATTATCACCTCCCAGGGGTTGCTCGCGTCTCCCAGGCAGGAGGGCTCCCAACATCACCTCCTTGACTGCCTGATCACTATGGCTACTAGTCTCCAAACCTCTTCTCCTCTTTAGTAACAGAAGAAAAGTGCCATTTCCCAACCACCTGTGCACCGAGGTTTGGCCAGATGTCCAAGTTCTAGCCAGTGAGACAAGCCCAGAGATTATAAAAGTACTTCACAAATATTAGCTAAGCTTGTTTATTATAGGCACGCTATGGGTCAGACACTGTCCCTAGAACTTTACAGGTATTAACTCACTCAACGgcattttccagatggggaaactgagccacAGCAGGATGGGAACCCAGGCTGCGCAGCCGCAGAGCCTGCTGTTACCCACACGCCAAGTGTTTCTGTTAATTCCACACAGCAGCTTCTTAGATGTTAGCTACACTGGAATTGGGGTAGGTAGCAGGGACCAGTGGGAGACGTGGTAAAAATGCACAACCCTAACCCACCTCCTGATTTCTGACCTTCTGGATAGGTCCTGAGAATCAGTGTGACACCACGTGGAGATGAGACAGGGAGATGGCACAGGTGAAGCCCAAGGCCTctgcatgtgtttttttccctcatctgAGGCCATTTAACAAAAGCTCATACATGATGGTAATAATTGTAGCTGATATTAAATGAATGCTCAGTAGGTGCTAGACATTTAAAGCACTTTCTAAGTGTTTTACTTATGCCTGtcattcatttcatcttcataatAACCCTATAAAGCAGGCATTATTTTTCAGTATTGATCCAAAGATGAATATTTGGTGACAATGAAATCTCAAAAACCGAGGTGCGTTAGTCAGGCAGTGGCCACAGCTCGGTGGTCTTTTTGTCAGCCTCCAGTAGGATCCAGAAGTGTCCAGGATCAGTCTTAGCTCTCATAGAATACAGCACTGTCctcatcttatagatgaggaaactgaggcacagagagagtaaGTCCCTTGCCCAAAGTCCCACGGCCAGGGGAGGGTCGACACTGGATTTGAATCTAGGCCACCTGGTTTGAAGGAGCAGACAGAGGGCTGCCCCACCCCACACCGCCAGCCTGCTTTCCCACCACCTACCACATGATCCAGGAGACCAGCACCATGGTGGCATCGTTGAAGGAGTTGAAGAAGCGGATGAGCAGCTCTCCCTCGGGCCCCAGCTTCCGCAGGGCCACGCCAAAGATGATGGCAAACACCACCAGGCCGAGGATGTTCATACCCTCCACCTCGCTCCCAACGGGCACCTGTGGGCAAGAACAGATGGGGATGGGAGGGGCCATTCAGTCAACCTGCCCTCTGACTGAGGGCCTGTCCTGCTCACTGCTGGGACCCAGCAGAGACAAGACTATTCCCCGGGCCCCTTCCTCCCAAGGCTCACAGTCCAGGTCCAGGAACCACCcacagtgggcagggctggggtggggggaacccAGGGGAGTATGGGAATCGAGGAAGGTGGTGGTGCCAAGCTTGGAGGAGGGGaatcaaggagggcttcctggaggaaggggctaAGATCTGGAGACCAGGGGTGAACAAGGTAAGGGGGAGAGGGGTAGAAGGGTCTAGAGAGAGGTAACAATAGGCAACAACCTCTAACTTAGGCAttcaaagaatggaaagaaattcgCTGTGGCTGGAGCAGGATGGGCCAGGCAGAGTCACAAGATGAGGCTGGGTGGGCAGATGGGCAGGGGTGGGACCTCACAGGACCCTGTGGACTATGCCGAGGAGCCTGGGCTTTCTTCCGAGGGCTCTAGGGAGCAGGACAGGGCTTTAGGCAGCAGAGAGACCCGGTAAGGGTAGGTTCGTGCTTCAAAAAGAATActcaaggggacttccctggtggtgcagcggaaaaaactctgcactcccaatgcagggggcccaggttcaatccctggtcagggaactagattccacatgcatgccgcaactaagagttcgcatgccacaactaagacccagtgcaaccaaataaataaattaaatatttaaagaaaaaagaatactcaAGCTGACAGGCtgaaggtgggtgggaggggaaaagaggagcCTAGACCTGAGTgtggctgtggggagggagaaaagagggcAAAACGGAGATTCcagaaaggcagaaaagagagaaattgggGAGGGGCTTCAGCGAGTTTAACACAGGTTACGCCGCAAATGTTAGAAGACCCAGAGGGCAGAAAAGACCAGGGTTAAGAAAAAAACGGAGAAATCACAACGATGAGCCAAGGTGCAGGGCACCCCGCTCCCCTACCCCATCACCCTTCCCAGCTCTTACCTTCACCCGGGTCCCGATGAACACTCTCTCCTTATAGGAGGTAGCATACTGCAGGTGGAGATGGGAAGAGTCAGCGTCTGTTGTCATCGAGGTGCCCCCACCCTGTCCTGGCACTGACAATACTCCAAGCCCGCCCTAAGCATCCCTTAACTGTGGTCTCATTCCATCCCACCAGCAGCCCCGCTGCGGTAGGACTATTCAtgcccccattttgcagaggtggaaactgaggctcagagaggtaagggcccttgctcagggtcacacagctggaattAGAACCCAGAGGGTGCTCAGAACCCATATCCTTATGAGGGGCGTGGATGCGTTGCATTCAGAAGTCACCCAGGAGCCCGGCAACATGGCCTGTAAATATGTGGGCATGTGTGTTTCTCCAGGTACCACCCAAAATCAGGCACCAAGGGGCTGCGACTGgctgtctccctccctgcccaccccaaccCTGAGGGACATCCCCGAGGACTCACTGAGCGGAAGGCTGCGGACACCAGATTGGAGGGGAAGATATTTCTGCAGAGATAAACATGGGGACGGGGAGTATTAGATACCGCAGGAGGAGGTAGGGGGTGTCGGGGGGCTGGGTTGGCCTCCTGGGGTGAGGGGACCCTTGGAGGCCCCATTGGTACCCAAATGTGGTCCCCACCCATGCCTCAGCCAGGTTCAGCCAGGCAGAGATGAACCTGGACCTGCACATCTTTCCAGGGTGTGGGGAGTCTGAGTTGGAATCCTGGGGCCCCAGGAGGCCCACATTCTAGCCCCCAGGGAATGTGGATTGAGGGTAAGGGATGCCAGCTTCCCAAGGCAGGCTGGGGCAGGGTTATGGGACGGAGACCTTGGCTCCACCCCAAGCAGCATCCTCAATACTCTGGACGTCTTGCATCAGCCACTTCCTCCTGGAGGCCCCAAGAGGGCTGAGGAGACAGCTGGCCCTGGGGCTGGCTGGTGGGTTGCAGGGTGTGGGGAAGATCTGGGTGTGTCAGCGAAGAGGTGGTGAGAAAGCGACAAGGACTGGCTGTGCTGCCCTGAGTGCACCTTTGTGTGTATGCGGCCACCCTTGTGTGAGGGTGTCTGGGTGTGATTAGGTGTGCAGCAGCGTGCGTGAAACCCCACCGAGCGTGTGAGGGAGTGGCCCCGTGTGTCTCAGGGTAAGACAAAAATAACATCCAAGGCGGCCATGGGCGCTGTACTGAGTGCTTTATATAAACCAGCTCATTTACTTCTCCCCACAGCCCTCAGGGCTGggcactattatccccatttcacagaaagggaaactgagacactGACGGGTGAAGAAACCTGCTGTtatgaagtggcagagctgggatttgaaacgGGCCAGCTGGCACCACGGTCCTGACCACTTGGCAACCTCGAATGCTCCTTCGCACCAAAGAGGCAGATGTGCAGCTGTTGGTGGTGACTGGTAAACAGTTCGTCGTCAGTTGTCAGTATCCGGTTGCGGGGGGGGATGCCGGTTAGTGTTCAGATATGTGTGACTCTGTTGGTGTGTGGCCCCATAGGTGTGTGTGGGAGTGCGTATGTACGCTTGAGCTGTGTGTAGGCAGTGTTCCACGTGTTGGTGTGGTCAGTGGTATCACTGAGTGTCTGCATGCCTGTGTCCAGCTGTGTGTCAGCTGCTTATAACGTTGGGCGGCTCTGAAATGTTCCAGCTCAGTGGCCGGGTGGCTGGCCAAATGAGTTACATGGATTTTGGCACAGCCGGGAAGCCTGCACACATAAACAAACTTTGAATGGGTGTGCCACCTGCAGGTCGGCCTGTACCCACCCAGGCCAGCCAGGGCTGGGTCAGGACGCAGCTAATCTCCTCCAGCCAGGAGGTGCCCTCCTGCCGTAACTTCTGGACACCAAGCCTCCCCCCAATATCAGCCTGTGCTGATGCCCCAAGAGGCTGGGGGGACACTGTTCTGTGACTCATCATTTCCTTCGCCCACTTCCAGGAAGTCCCCAACCAACCTGGAGACACTGAATCAGCAGGCATTAAAGGCAAGGCCATGTGGACCCAGCAGTCTGCCCTCCTTAAAAAGGGGAAGAGCCATTCTTGAGGGGCGGGGAGCAGAGGCCCGAAGGAAAAGAATCTGCCCCCTTTCTGGGCAGCCTAGTGAGAGAGGAGGGCGGCCAGGGACCAAAGTAGGAAATAGGATGGAAAGTTTGCAGAGGTGGCAGGACTTACCGACCAGTAACATATAAAGGGGAAACCAGGGTACTGCCCAGCTGGGCGGGGAAGAGAGGCTGAAAAAAGGATGTGGCTGTCTGGGGGACATGTGGTGTGGGGAACCACGTGGGAAGAGGGCCTGGTGGGGGGGTCACTCTGATCTCAGGTCTTCCAGGGCTTCCGAAACTTTTACCCAGACACTTAAATGTTTATCCACAAGCCCCATCCTGGGGCCCTTGGCCACCCAAATATCCCCTTCCAAGTTTCCTCAGGATCCTCCCCCTCACAGCAGAGACCCTCTTATGGCCCCCTCAAACCCCTCAAGCATCACTCCTCCCTCTGTAAGACCTCCACACCCCATCACCCTCCTGTGGGGTCCCGCTTATGTACCCAGGCCCCCATATTTAGAAACCTCCTCCAGGAGTCCGTCCTCACCCTCTGTACCCTGACCCTCAAGGGGCCAGAGCTCCAACTATCCCATCCCGTtttcctgaggccctggggatgTCCCGGCCCCGGAGGACCCAAAGGCCCTCTTCCGTCCACGTGGCGACTCCCGCCAACCTTAAGACGCATCCCCTCCCCACGAGGCTTAAGCACCcctttcccccccacccctccaccggGCGGGCGGGGTCTGACCTCACAAGATCCAGGAACGAGTCAAGCACCTCCTTGGTGGGGGCCTCTTCCACGGGGTCCATGGCCCCGACCGAGGCGTTGATGGCGGCGAAGGCGGCGCCCGGCTTCAGCGCGAGAGCCAAGCCCACGCCGAGCGCCGACGCTAGCAGCGTAGTGACCAGGAAAAAGAGCAGCGCCCAGGCGCCCAGGCGGCCGAGCGCGCTCGGATCCAGGCTGGCCGCGCCGCCGATCAGACTGCACACGACCAGCGGCAAGATGATCATCTTcagcagccgcagcagcagcTCGCCCGGGAAGGCAAAAGCCTCCAGACGCGCGGGGCC includes:
- the SLC1A5 gene encoding neutral amino acid transporter B(0), which encodes MVADPAKGDPKGYAAAEPTANGVSALVPMEDPGSAKGGCCGSRDKVRRCLRANLLVLLTVVAVVAGVALGLGVSGAGGALALGPARLEAFAFPGELLLRLLKMIILPLVVCSLIGGAASLDPSALGRLGAWALLFFLVTTLLASALGVGLALALKPGAAFAAINASVGAMDPVEEAPTKEVLDSFLDLVRNIFPSNLVSAAFRSYATSYKERVFIGTRVKVPVGSEVEGMNILGLVVFAIIFGVALRKLGPEGELLIRFFNSFNDATMVLVSWIMWYAPVGILFLVAGKIVEMEDVGVLFASLGKYILCCLLGHAIHGFLVLPLIYFLFTRKNPYRFLWGIMTPLATAFGTSSSSATLPLMMKCVEEKNGVAKHISRFILPIGATVNMDGAALFQCVAAVFIAQINQRSLDFVKIITILVTATASSVGAAGIPAGGVLTLAIILEAVNLPVRDISLILAVDWLVDRSCTVLNVEGDAFGAGLLQNYVDRTESRSSVPELIQVKSEAPLAVLPVPTEEGNPLLKRCPEPAGDADPCEKESVM